DNA sequence from the Streptomyces tsukubensis genome:
CGCGCTGTTCGGCCTCGCGGACGAACCCCTGCCCCGGATAGCCGCCTGCGACGAGATCGTCGGCACCACCCGGGCCTTCGGCCGGGAGATCCCCGTCGCCGGAATCGTCGTGGACCAGCAGGCGGCGCTCCTCGCCGAAGGCTGTCTGGAGGCCGGGGAGGCCAAGTGCACCTACGGCACCGGAGCCTTCCTCCTCGCCAACACCGGTACCGAAGCGGTGCGTTCCACCTCCGGCCTCACCACCTCGGTCGCCTGGCGGGCCCGGGGCCGTACCCCGTACTGCGTCGACGGGCAGGTGTACACGGCGGCGTCCGCGATCCGCTGGCTCCACGACCTCGGCTTCATCCGCTCCGCAAGCGAACTCGACACCATGGCCGCACCGGAGTCCGACGGCACCCTGTGCGTCCCCGCACTCGCCGGGCTCGCGGCCCCCTGGTGGCGCTCCGACGCCACCGCCACCTTCACCGGAATGACCCTCTCCACCCGTCCGGAACATCTGGTGCTCGCCGTCGTCCAGGGCGTCGCCGCCCAGGTCGCCACCGTGTCCGACCTGGTCGCGGCCGATCTCGGCAGCCCGCTCACCCGTCTCCGCGCCGACGGCGGACTCACCCGCAGCAGAACCCTGATGCAGGCCCAGGCCGATCTCGCCCGGCTCCCGGTCGAGGTCTACCCCTCCCCGCACGCCACCCCGCTCGGTGCCGCGGCCCTCGCCCGGCTGGCGCTCGACCCCGGGCTGAGCCTGCGGGACGCCGTCGGGGACTGGAAGCCTTCGGCGGTGTACGAGCCCGAGTGGTCCGAGGACCGGGCCGCGGACTTCCGGGCCACCTGGACGGCGGTGGCCGAAACCTCCCTCCGCACGGGGGCACCCCGATGAGCGCCACACCCCCCGTCCCCGTGTTCGACGTCGCCGTGATCGGCGGCGGTGTCGTCGGCGCCGCCGTCGCCCGCGAACTCGCGGGCCACCAGCTCTCCGTGGTGCTGGTCGAAGCCCGCTCCGATGTCGGCGACGGCACCAGCAAGGCCAACACCGGCATCCTGCACACGGGCTTCGACGCGGGCCCCGGCACCTTGGAGTCCCGGCTCGTCGCCCGCGGCCACGCCCTGCTGTCGGCCTACGCCCGCGAAACCGGTATCCCCGTCGAGTACCCGGGAGCCCTTCTGGCCGCCCGGACCGCCGAGGAGTCCGCCGCCCTGCCCGCCCTGCAGGCCAAAGCCGTCGCCAACGGCTACCACCGGACCGAACTCATCGGCCCCGATGCGGTGTACGGTCTGGTGCCCGCGCTCGGCCCGGGCGTCCTCGGCGGGCTCACCGTCCCCGACGAGGGGATCATCTGCACCTGGACGACCACGCTCGCCCTCGCCCGTGACGCCCGGGCCCGCGGCACCGTGATCCTCCTCGACCACCCGGTCACCGCGGCCGTGGACACGGACGGCATCACCACCCTCCGCACCCCGGCGGGCCCGGTGCGAACCCGCTGGACCGTCAACGCGGCCGGACTCGGCGCCGACCGGATCGACGCCCTCTTCGGACACGACCGCTTCACCGTCACCCCCCGCCGCGGCGAACTCCTCGTCTTCGACAAGCTCGCCCGCCCGCTCGTCGACCGCATCGTGCTCCCCGTCCCCACCGCCGTCGGCAAGGGCGTCCTCGTTGCCCCGACCGTGTACGGGAACGTCCTGCTCGGCCCGACCGCCGAGGACATCACGGACCGCACCGCCACCGGCACGACCGAGGACGGCCTCGCCTTCCTGCTCGACAAGGGCGCCGAGCTGATGCCGCGCCTCCTCGACGAAGAGGTCACCGCCGCCTACGCCGGACTGCGCGCCTCGGTCACCGGCCGCGCCGACTATCTGATCGAAGCCGACCCGGACCGGCGCTACATCCTCGTCGGCGGGATCCGCTCGACCGGGCTCTCCGCGAGCATGGCCATCGCCGAACACGTCCGCGAAACGCTCGCCGCGAGCGGACTCGACCTCCGGGAACGCACCGATCTGCCGCCGCCCCCGGCCGTGCCGTACCTCGGCGAAACCGGCATCCGCCCCTACCAGGACGGTGAGCGGATCGCCGCCGACCCGGCGTACGGCGAGATCGTCTGCTTCTGCGAGCGGGTCACCGCGGGCGAGATCCGCGACGCCTGCCACGCCCCGCTGCCGGCCCGTACCCCCGACGGGCTGCGCCGCCGCACCCGCGCGATGAACGGCCGCTGCCAGGGATTCTTCTGCGGCCCGGCGGTGGAGCGGATGCTGGCCGGTCATACGGGCGGACACGGCTGTACGGCCCGTTGCGAGCCCCCGGCGGATCCCGCGCCGCCCCGGCCCTCCAGCCCCGCCCGAACAGCCCGCGAAGAGACGGCCCGAGGCCGTGGCTCTTCCCGCCCCACGAGGTGACGCCCCGACCGTGACCAGCCCTCTCACCCCTCTCACCCCGGACGTCCTCGTCGTCGGCGCCGGCCCCGCCGGACTGACGGCCGCGG
Encoded proteins:
- a CDS encoding FGGY family carbohydrate kinase; the protein is MTVVLAVDQGTSGTKAVVVDHDGTGLALAEAELRPRYGDGGVVEQDPAALLASVLDTGRRAVAAAGRPVDVVALANQGETVLAWDPGTGAALTPAVVWQDRRAESECARLADHAELIAARTGLVLDPYFSAPKMAWLRRNLTTEGVVTTVDSWLLHHLTGAFVTDAATASRSLLLDLDRADWDPELAALFGLADEPLPRIAACDEIVGTTRAFGREIPVAGIVVDQQAALLAEGCLEAGEAKCTYGTGAFLLANTGTEAVRSTSGLTTSVAWRARGRTPYCVDGQVYTAASAIRWLHDLGFIRSASELDTMAAPESDGTLCVPALAGLAAPWWRSDATATFTGMTLSTRPEHLVLAVVQGVAAQVATVSDLVAADLGSPLTRLRADGGLTRSRTLMQAQADLARLPVEVYPSPHATPLGAAALARLALDPGLSLRDAVGDWKPSAVYEPEWSEDRAADFRATWTAVAETSLRTGAPR
- a CDS encoding NAD(P)/FAD-dependent oxidoreductase, which gives rise to MSATPPVPVFDVAVIGGGVVGAAVARELAGHQLSVVLVEARSDVGDGTSKANTGILHTGFDAGPGTLESRLVARGHALLSAYARETGIPVEYPGALLAARTAEESAALPALQAKAVANGYHRTELIGPDAVYGLVPALGPGVLGGLTVPDEGIICTWTTTLALARDARARGTVILLDHPVTAAVDTDGITTLRTPAGPVRTRWTVNAAGLGADRIDALFGHDRFTVTPRRGELLVFDKLARPLVDRIVLPVPTAVGKGVLVAPTVYGNVLLGPTAEDITDRTATGTTEDGLAFLLDKGAELMPRLLDEEVTAAYAGLRASVTGRADYLIEADPDRRYILVGGIRSTGLSASMAIAEHVRETLAASGLDLRERTDLPPPPAVPYLGETGIRPYQDGERIAADPAYGEIVCFCERVTAGEIRDACHAPLPARTPDGLRRRTRAMNGRCQGFFCGPAVERMLAGHTGGHGCTARCEPPADPAPPRPSSPARTAREETARGRGSSRPTR